A genomic region of Gadus macrocephalus chromosome 5, ASM3116895v1 contains the following coding sequences:
- the LOC132457937 gene encoding UDP-glucose 4-epimerase-like: MPDHKAKVFTARPRCTETPSGCPSTTNPYGKTKFFIEEMISDQCKANEDWNAVLLRYFNPIGAHISGLIGEDPQGIPNNLLPYVAQVAIGRREHLSVHGDDYDTPDGTGNREHLSVHGDDYDTPDGTGNREGLVSKISK; the protein is encoded by the exons ATGCCGGACCACAAGGCAAAAGTTTTTACCG CTCGGCCACGGTGTACGGAGACCCCCAGCGGCTGCCCATCGACGACCAACCCCTACGGCAAGACCAAGTTCTTCATCGAGGAGATGATCAGCGACCAGTGCAAGGCCAATGAG GACTGGAATGCAGTTCTGCTGCGGTACTTCAACCCGATCGGAGCTCACATCAGCGGCCTCATCGGAGAGGATCCTCAAGGCATCCCCAACAACTTGCTCCCATACGTTGCACAG GTTGCCATTGGGAGAAGAGAGCACCTCAGTGTGCATGGTGATGACTACGACACACCTGATGGGACAGGTAATAGAGAGCACCTCAGTGTGCACGGTGATGACTACGACACACCTGATGGGACAGGTAATAGAGAGGGGCTGGTGTCCAAAATCAGCAAATAA